The Sedimentisphaera salicampi genome includes a region encoding these proteins:
- a CDS encoding sugar porter family MFS transporter: MTENGMNTVNQPSAISQGSLSYVAVVAAVAALGGLLFGYDTAVISGAIGFLRTRFELNSMMTGWAASAALVGCIFGAMFAGTLSDRFGRKRVMMLAGGMFFISAMWSAMPYQLFDFIIARIVGGLGVGAASMLSPLYIAEISPARIRGRLVSLNQFAIIGGMLVVYFVNTMIARQGGEAWNVEYGWRWMFGSEAVPAILFFGLLFLVPESPRWLTEAGKEKKARNILTKVGGSEHAEAELKEIKDTIAMESGSIWDLFKPGIRMALIIGAGLAILQQITGINIVLYYAPEIFKNAGLTAESALSDTVIVGIVNLTFTVVAIAVVDKLGRKPLLLIASAGMGISLLLLGRAIRMEQFEGPWVLLFVLTYVASFAVAMGPVVWVVISEIFPTKIRGRAMSVATVCLWTACFLVSVFFPYMLETFKGSVFWIYAGVCGAAFLFVLFFVPETKGKSLEEIAKSWL, encoded by the coding sequence ATGACTGAAAATGGAATGAATACTGTTAATCAGCCCTCTGCAATATCGCAGGGAAGTTTGAGTTACGTAGCTGTTGTTGCGGCAGTAGCTGCCCTTGGCGGTTTGCTGTTTGGTTATGATACAGCGGTAATTTCCGGTGCGATTGGTTTTCTGCGCACCCGTTTTGAACTGAATTCTATGATGACCGGCTGGGCTGCCTCCGCTGCACTTGTTGGATGTATTTTCGGGGCTATGTTTGCAGGGACGCTTAGCGACCGTTTTGGCAGGAAGCGTGTTATGATGCTTGCGGGGGGAATGTTCTTTATCTCTGCGATGTGGTCGGCTATGCCTTATCAATTATTTGATTTTATTATCGCCAGGATTGTAGGTGGGTTAGGAGTAGGAGCTGCCTCAATGCTGTCGCCTTTGTATATAGCTGAAATATCCCCAGCCAGAATAAGGGGGCGGCTGGTTTCCTTAAACCAGTTTGCCATTATAGGCGGAATGCTGGTTGTCTATTTTGTAAACACTATGATTGCTCGCCAGGGCGGCGAAGCTTGGAATGTTGAGTACGGCTGGAGATGGATGTTCGGCTCGGAAGCGGTGCCGGCGATACTGTTTTTTGGTTTGCTTTTTTTGGTTCCGGAAAGTCCGAGGTGGTTAACAGAAGCAGGCAAAGAAAAGAAGGCGAGAAATATCCTTACAAAGGTGGGCGGCAGTGAGCATGCTGAAGCCGAATTAAAAGAAATAAAGGATACCATCGCAATGGAGAGCGGCTCGATTTGGGATCTGTTCAAACCCGGGATAAGGATGGCTTTGATTATCGGTGCAGGACTCGCCATCCTCCAGCAAATCACCGGAATAAATATCGTTCTATACTATGCTCCGGAAATTTTCAAAAACGCAGGATTGACAGCGGAATCGGCTCTTTCAGATACTGTTATTGTGGGAATTGTGAATTTAACCTTTACTGTTGTGGCTATTGCTGTTGTGGATAAGCTTGGAAGGAAGCCTTTATTGTTGATTGCAAGTGCCGGGATGGGGATAAGTTTGCTGCTGCTCGGCAGGGCAATTCGAATGGAACAGTTTGAAGGCCCATGGGTGCTGCTTTTTGTATTGACCTATGTTGCTTCATTTGCCGTAGCTATGGGGCCGGTTGTCTGGGTAGTAATATCTGAAATATTTCCGACAAAAATTCGAGGCAGAGCAATGTCTGTTGCCACTGTGTGTCTGTGGACAGCCTGCTTTCTTGTCTCTGTGTTTTTCCCTTATATGCTTGAAACCTTTAAAGGCTCGGTATTTTGGATTTATGCCGGCGTGTGCGGAGCAGCATTTTTGTTCGTTCTTTTCTTT
- a CDS encoding carbohydrate-binding protein codes for MNVISKSKVNLSLAAAFMLCSIAAGQQYHVSKDGSDSNEGFLNAPFKTISAAAKIAQPGDVITVHEGVYRERINPPRGGESNKRRIVYQAAAGEDVVIKGSERVTDWEKVQNDTWKITKPNSFFGGFNPYDDLISGDWFDARGREHHTGAVYLNGHWLTEASEKSQVLQPVKKQPIWAYRQPSSYLLNVNWIKPEGGEKIPAADFSTQHGVRKEPASQGGQCIAFIQHGDWARYDVDFGENAGQITFGAASDTTGGLIEIRLDSPEGKLLGTADIPNTAGWQSWDSFTARIKPVSGNQTICLVFLSSGSKPVKNPLWSPEMNSSNSGLWYAEVSDSQTTIWAQFKDVNPNREQVEINVRQTVFYPEKPGRNYITVRGFKLMHAATPWAPPTAEQIGLIGTHWSKGWLIENNQISYSTCTGVTLGKYGDKWDNTSQDTAVGYVQTIKRAKDNGWEKNNIGHHTVRKNTISHCEQAGLVGSLGAVFSTIKDNEIHDIHVRQLFSGAEMAGIKLHAPIDCLISDNHIYRTARGMWLDWMTQGTRVTRNLFHDNDVYEDLFVEVNHGPFVVDNNILLSRRAFYDNSQGGAYVHNLFAGEIFRSAEFNRETPYHKPHSTEIAGLSNIKNGDNRFYNNIFIGGDGLASYDKAILPVYMGGNVFLNGAEASESEENPIVLQDFDPELKLSRDDSNIELAFPESAVSADTMLITTEILGRTEISDLPYLDCDGSNLKVDTDYLKAQRSKGNPTPGPFEEIKEGDVSFKVR; via the coding sequence ATGAATGTGATATCTAAATCCAAGGTAAATTTATCTTTGGCGGCTGCTTTTATGCTCTGCTCAATAGCCGCAGGGCAGCAGTATCACGTCTCTAAAGACGGCAGTGATAGCAATGAGGGCTTTTTAAATGCCCCTTTTAAAACAATTTCCGCAGCCGCTAAGATTGCTCAGCCAGGTGATGTGATAACTGTTCACGAAGGAGTTTACCGTGAGCGGATCAATCCGCCGCGAGGGGGTGAATCAAATAAGAGGCGTATTGTGTATCAGGCAGCTGCAGGCGAGGATGTTGTGATCAAAGGGTCAGAGCGGGTTACCGATTGGGAAAAGGTTCAGAATGACACATGGAAGATAACCAAGCCCAACAGTTTTTTTGGTGGATTCAATCCTTATGATGATCTGATTTCAGGAGACTGGTTTGATGCGAGAGGCCGGGAACACCATACCGGTGCGGTGTATCTGAACGGTCATTGGCTAACCGAAGCTTCTGAGAAGTCCCAAGTTTTGCAGCCTGTGAAAAAACAGCCCATCTGGGCATATCGTCAGCCCTCTTCTTATCTGTTGAATGTGAACTGGATTAAGCCTGAGGGGGGAGAGAAAATTCCCGCCGCCGATTTCTCAACCCAGCATGGGGTTAGAAAGGAGCCTGCATCTCAGGGAGGTCAGTGCATTGCTTTTATCCAGCATGGCGACTGGGCGCGGTATGATGTTGATTTTGGAGAGAATGCCGGCCAGATAACTTTCGGTGCAGCTTCAGACACTACTGGCGGCCTTATAGAGATTCGTCTGGATTCTCCGGAAGGGAAGCTCCTGGGAACTGCTGATATACCAAATACCGCTGGATGGCAGTCTTGGGACAGCTTTACCGCCCGGATTAAACCCGTAAGCGGAAATCAGACCATTTGCTTAGTTTTTCTAAGCAGCGGTTCAAAGCCTGTTAAGAATCCTCTGTGGAGCCCCGAAATGAACTCTTCTAATTCAGGTTTATGGTATGCCGAAGTGAGCGATTCACAAACAACGATCTGGGCACAGTTCAAGGATGTAAACCCCAACAGGGAGCAGGTTGAGATCAATGTGCGCCAGACTGTTTTTTACCCTGAAAAGCCAGGGAGAAATTATATCACTGTACGCGGCTTCAAATTGATGCACGCTGCTACACCTTGGGCTCCGCCGACGGCCGAACAGATCGGACTGATTGGAACGCATTGGAGCAAGGGTTGGCTAATAGAGAATAACCAAATCAGCTACTCAACCTGTACAGGTGTTACGCTTGGGAAGTATGGAGATAAATGGGATAACACCTCCCAAGACACTGCAGTGGGTTATGTTCAAACAATTAAACGTGCAAAAGATAATGGATGGGAGAAAAATAATATCGGCCATCATACAGTGCGCAAAAATACCATTTCTCACTGCGAGCAGGCGGGGCTGGTCGGCAGTCTCGGCGCTGTTTTCAGCACGATCAAGGATAATGAAATTCACGATATTCACGTCCGGCAGCTGTTTTCCGGGGCTGAAATGGCAGGCATTAAACTGCATGCTCCAATTGATTGTTTGATCAGCGATAATCATATCTACCGTACGGCAAGAGGAATGTGGCTGGACTGGATGACTCAGGGAACTCGGGTAACGCGTAATTTATTCCACGATAATGATGTCTATGAGGATTTGTTTGTTGAGGTTAATCACGGGCCTTTTGTTGTTGATAATAACATCCTTCTTTCACGCAGAGCATTTTATGACAATTCGCAGGGCGGGGCGTACGTCCATAATTTGTTCGCTGGAGAGATTTTTAGAAGTGCTGAGTTCAACCGTGAAACGCCTTATCATAAGCCTCATTCCACGGAAATTGCAGGGCTGAGCAACATCAAAAACGGAGACAATCGTTTTTACAACAACATCTTCATTGGCGGCGATGGCCTTGCATCTTACGACAAGGCGATTCTGCCGGTATATATGGGCGGAAATGTCTTCCTGAATGGGGCTGAAGCTTCTGAGAGCGAGGAAAATCCGATTGTCTTACAGGACTTCGACCCTGAGTTAAAGCTTTCCAGAGATGATAGTAATATAGAGCTGGCGTTTCCCGAGTCTGCGGTTTCAGCGGATACTATGCTGATTACTACAGAAATTCTTGGCAGAACTGAAATTTCAGACTTGCCTTATCTGGACTGTGACGGCTCTAATCTAAAAGTTGATACCGATTATTTAAAAGCTCAAAGAAGTAAGGGCAATCCAACCCCGGGTCCTTTTGAAGAAATTAAAGAAGGCGATGTGAGCTTTAAAGTTAGGTAG
- a CDS encoding uroporphyrinogen decarboxylase family protein, producing MPKDALNSRQRLQKTLNHEPVDQVCVDFGATAVTGIAVSTLSKLRQTVLGEKDYRVKVIEPYQMLGELDSKLMEALGIDVMGVFGPKNMFGFENKDWKPFTLFDGTEVLVPGDFNVTPDGEGGLFLHPQGDTSVPPSGHMPKDGFYFDAICRQEPIDEEKLNPADNCVEFGVLSESDIEYYKKEAKAAAERGKGAVLTSPGTPFGDIAMIPAVGMKHTPGIRDVEEWYVSTVARRDYVYAVFEKQCEIALENLGLLAEALGDDVQAVFTTGTDFGMQTGLFISPQAYRDLYKPFHKAINDFIHQNTSWKVFIHSCGAVKQLIPEFIEAGFDILNPVQCSAAGMEPQELVDRFGKDITFWGGLVDTQNTLPFGTPEEVYREVSERIEIFQQKNGFAATSIHNIQSNVPIDNVVAMFKALGRDF from the coding sequence ATGCCAAAAGATGCTTTGAATTCTCGACAGCGTCTTCAAAAAACATTAAATCACGAACCCGTTGATCAGGTATGTGTGGACTTTGGAGCTACAGCCGTAACGGGCATCGCAGTTAGCACTTTATCAAAATTGCGTCAGACCGTGCTTGGTGAAAAGGATTATCGTGTCAAAGTTATAGAGCCTTACCAGATGCTTGGTGAGCTGGACAGTAAACTGATGGAGGCCTTGGGGATTGATGTTATGGGTGTCTTTGGGCCAAAGAATATGTTTGGCTTTGAAAATAAAGACTGGAAGCCGTTTACGCTATTTGACGGAACAGAAGTCCTCGTGCCGGGTGATTTCAATGTAACACCGGATGGTGAGGGAGGCTTATTCCTTCACCCGCAAGGTGATACATCAGTCCCTCCAAGCGGTCATATGCCGAAGGATGGGTTTTACTTTGATGCAATTTGCCGTCAAGAGCCGATAGATGAAGAAAAGCTTAATCCGGCGGATAACTGTGTTGAGTTCGGTGTACTTTCGGAGAGTGATATAGAGTATTATAAGAAGGAAGCCAAAGCTGCCGCAGAACGTGGGAAAGGGGCGGTTCTTACCTCTCCGGGTACGCCGTTTGGCGATATTGCTATGATTCCGGCTGTGGGGATGAAACACACTCCCGGCATTAGGGATGTCGAAGAATGGTATGTTTCAACTGTTGCGAGGCGGGATTATGTCTATGCAGTCTTTGAAAAACAATGCGAGATAGCCCTCGAAAATCTTGGGCTGCTTGCAGAAGCTCTCGGAGATGATGTACAGGCGGTTTTTACCACCGGCACTGATTTCGGAATGCAGACAGGGCTGTTCATTTCACCGCAGGCTTACCGTGATTTGTATAAGCCGTTTCATAAAGCGATTAATGATTTTATACATCAAAATACTTCATGGAAGGTGTTTATTCATTCCTGCGGAGCCGTAAAGCAATTGATTCCGGAGTTCATAGAAGCCGGGTTTGATATTCTTAATCCTGTACAATGTTCGGCTGCAGGGATGGAACCGCAGGAGCTAGTAGATCGCTTCGGTAAAGATATTACTTTTTGGGGCGGATTAGTTGATACTCAGAACACCCTGCCTTTCGGGACACCTGAAGAAGTTTACAGGGAAGTTTCTGAAAGAATCGAGATTTTTCAGCAAAAAAATGGCTTCGCAGCCACTTCGATTCACAATATACAAAGCAATGTCCCGATAGATAATGTCGTTGCAATGTTCAAGGCGCTTGGGCGAGATTTTTAA